The DNA region TTATGGGCTTTTCCCAAAACGTACCGAGGAAAAGGGATATGATGGGTATCACGGCGAAGACTAATGCTATTGCTCGCAAACCAAAGGGGGAAATAAAGTCGGTTCCTCCTCTGGGAGGTACAAATAATAAACGGAATGATAAATAAAATGTCCATAGACTCCCAGCTAAAAATATACTGCCAATAGCAATTGTTAAAAAACTGGGTGGAATATTAGGCACAAATAAAAGGGTTGAAGAACCAATAACACATACAAGAGTAACCGGCAAAAGAATTATTCCCAAAGGGAAAGTCACCCATCTAGGTAGAGGTTTTGATTCTAATTGGCTGTGGTTTTCCATTTTTTATTTCCTTTCATCACGGCGCACAGTGATCTAATTGTAATTTTTTATGCTTTCTCACTTCCGATGCCTGAATATATAAGCAAGGCTGAACCTTTTTTAGTGCATGTGGATACATCTCAGTAAATAGATGCTGGTGTTGCTTTACATCACTACCCAACCGCTTTCTGCAATTTCCGCGCTGCAACTCCGTGCCGGTGCATGATCTCTGCGAGGTCGGTGTTGACCAGTTGTCCGGCTTTTACTTTCCATTCGCCGCCGACCATTACATAGTCGGCTTTATGGGCACCGCAGAGGACCAGGGCACCTATCGGGTCGCCGTGGCCGGAGAAGCGTGGTTCGTTGAGGTTGAAGAGCGCGAGGTCGGCTTGTTTGCCGATGTCCAGGCTGCCGAGTTCGGGGCGGTGCAAGAGTGCGGCGCTGCCGCTGGTGGCGAGGTGCAGGGCGTGTTCGTGGGTGAAGTTGGCGGAGCCGTAGTGGAGCTTTTGCAGGAGCATAGCCTGGCGCACTTCCTGGATCATATTGGAACCGTCGTTGGAGGCGGAGCCGTCCACACCCAGGCCGACAGCAGCACCGGCACGGGTTAAATCGCGTGTGCGACAGATACCGGAAGCGAGCAGCATGTTGGAGCTGGGGCAGTGGCAGACGCCGACGCAGGCGTGACCCAGGCGGCTGATTTCGTCGTCGTTAAAGTGAATGCCGTGGGCGAGCCAGACGCGATTGCTTAGCCAGCCGGTGTCTTCCAGGTAATCGACCGGGCGCATACCAAACCGGTCGAGGCAGAATTGATTTTCATCCTGGGTTTCACCCAGGTGGGTGTGCAGCAATACATTGTGTTGCTGCGCCAGTGTGGCGGTTTCGCGCATTAACTCCTGCGTCACCGAAAAAGGCGAGCAGGGCGCCAGGGCGATTTGGCAAAACGCGTCTTCGGCCGGGTTATGGTATTGGCGAATTAAACGCTCGCTTTCGCGCACAATGGTTGCATCACTTTCAACGACCGAGTCGGGCGGCAAACCACCTTTTGATTGCCCAAGGCTCATGGAGCCGCGCGTCAAGGTAACGCGGTTGCCAATGGTTTTGGCCGCGGCGACCTGCGCATCTATGGCGTGGGGCATGATGCTGCTGAACACATAGTGGTGATCGGCGGCGGTGGTGCAGCCG from Cellvibrio japonicus Ueda107 includes:
- a CDS encoding 8-oxoguanine deaminase produces the protein MSSPADAHHNTLWIKNPLACWTGNALDASNGLVIQGHKIIELVPAGHTPHTAYDQTFDAANHVLLPGLINCHHHFYQTLTRALPAALNRELFPWLQALYPVWANLDDEAIYASTQLALAELLLSGCTTAADHHYVFSSIMPHAIDAQVAAAKTIGNRVTLTRGSMSLGQSKGGLPPDSVVESDATIVRESERLIRQYHNPAEDAFCQIALAPCSPFSVTQELMRETATLAQQHNVLLHTHLGETQDENQFCLDRFGMRPVDYLEDTGWLSNRVWLAHGIHFNDDEISRLGHACVGVCHCPSSNMLLASGICRTRDLTRAGAAVGLGVDGSASNDGSNMIQEVRQAMLLQKLHYGSANFTHEHALHLATSGSAALLHRPELGSLDIGKQADLALFNLNEPRFSGHGDPIGALVLCGAHKADYVMVGGEWKVKAGQLVNTDLAEIMHRHGVAARKLQKAVG